The following proteins come from a genomic window of Bartonella apihabitans:
- the aroC gene encoding chorismate synthase has translation MSYNTFGKLFRVTTWGESHGPALGCVIDGCPPGIKFSVAEVQAYLDKRKPGQSRYTTQRREADEVKILSGVLPCDDGEKLITTGTPISMMIENTDQRSKDYGNLAREYRPGHADYTYDVKYGIRDYRGGGRSSARETAARVAAGAIARKVVPNLRVRGAVIAIGAIDIDRSRWDWNEVDNNPFFTPDKIAAEKFATYLDEIRKKGSSIGAIVEIVADNVPAGLGAPIYGKLDQDIASFLMSINAVKAVEIGEGFNAARLTGEENADEMRHGENGRPVFLSNHAGGILGGISNGEPVIARFAVKPTSSILTPRRSVDVDGNNVDVVTKGRHDPCVGIRAVPVGEAMVACAIADHYLRHRGQTGRI, from the coding sequence ATGTCATATAATACATTCGGTAAACTCTTCCGCGTTACAACATGGGGCGAAAGCCATGGACCTGCACTGGGCTGCGTTATTGATGGTTGCCCTCCGGGGATAAAATTCTCGGTGGCAGAGGTTCAAGCTTATCTTGATAAACGCAAACCCGGACAATCCCGCTACACGACCCAGCGCCGTGAAGCTGACGAGGTCAAAATATTGTCAGGTGTGCTGCCGTGTGACGACGGAGAAAAATTGATCACAACCGGAACGCCGATTTCCATGATGATCGAGAATACCGATCAGCGGTCGAAAGATTATGGCAATCTTGCCCGCGAATATCGTCCCGGACACGCCGATTATACTTATGATGTCAAATATGGCATTCGCGATTATCGTGGTGGCGGGCGTTCTTCGGCACGCGAGACCGCAGCGCGCGTTGCTGCCGGCGCAATAGCCCGAAAAGTTGTTCCAAATCTTCGTGTGCGTGGAGCAGTGATTGCCATTGGCGCGATTGATATTGACCGTTCCCGTTGGGATTGGAATGAGGTTGATAATAATCCGTTTTTTACTCCCGATAAGATAGCCGCTGAAAAATTCGCAACTTATCTTGATGAAATTCGTAAAAAAGGTTCGTCAATCGGTGCTATAGTGGAAATTGTTGCAGACAATGTACCTGCCGGGCTTGGCGCGCCGATTTACGGGAAACTTGATCAGGATATTGCATCCTTTCTCATGTCGATCAATGCAGTCAAGGCCGTTGAAATCGGTGAAGGATTTAACGCTGCCCGCTTGACAGGGGAAGAAAATGCCGACGAAATGCGGCATGGGGAAAATGGAAGACCGGTTTTTCTAAGCAATCACGCCGGTGGTATTCTGGGAGGTATTTCCAACGGAGAACCGGTCATTGCACGTTTTGCAGTCAAACCGACATCATCAATATTGACACCACGCCGTTCAGTGGATGTTGATGGCAATAATGTTGATGTGGTGACAAAGGGGCGGCACGATCCTTGTGTTGGAATAAGGGCTGTACCAGTAGGGGAAGCGATGGTGGCTTGTGCCATTGCCGACCATTATCTTAGACATCGCGGCCAGACGGGCCGGAT